One region of Caldivirga sp. genomic DNA includes:
- a CDS encoding ATPase domain-containing protein has product MGLRKENDAAADSSQYAYYAYDYGGYNTYSGNNYSNQTYPFDITQYYTAQMQYSMYANKAPTGIAYLDALLYGGLKRGEVYLIAGEAGLGKTIFSLKFLKTGADIGESGIYISVDEPSEDVKRGAYEALGWDLDAYEKQNRVIIYDFRTHFKLYSKEGTTLSLDPKDVARMIIDVIQKNKAKRVVVDPIAPLIITGHQDLLWVREYLRELVFQLKRYKDTTTLLTSEIPTGEATKVSRFGVEEYLAGGVLILQLFEEPITHQILRVMYIRKMRWMPISPMKLVYEIQRGEGIIIRGTLTDVLRYVQQSMYQYSYYPYTTQ; this is encoded by the coding sequence ATGGGTTTAAGAAAGGAGAATGATGCTGCTGCAGATTCGTCGCAGTATGCATACTATGCGTATGACTATGGAGGCTACAACACTTATAGTGGTAATAATTACAGTAACCAAACTTACCCATTCGACATAACCCAATACTACACTGCCCAAATGCAGTACAGCATGTACGCTAATAAGGCTCCCACCGGCATAGCCTACTTAGATGCGTTACTTTACGGCGGCCTCAAGAGGGGTGAGGTTTACTTAATTGCTGGTGAGGCAGGCTTAGGCAAGACAATATTCAGCCTTAAGTTCCTTAAGACTGGGGCAGACATTGGGGAGTCAGGAATATACATTAGTGTTGATGAACCCAGTGAGGATGTTAAGAGGGGTGCCTACGAGGCCTTAGGTTGGGATCTTGATGCCTATGAGAAGCAGAATAGGGTTATAATATATGACTTCAGGACCCACTTTAAACTCTACTCTAAGGAGGGCACCACCCTTTCACTTGATCCTAAGGATGTGGCTAGGATGATTATTGACGTTATTCAGAAGAATAAGGCTAAGAGGGTTGTTGTCGATCCCATAGCACCATTAATAATAACGGGGCACCAGGATCTACTATGGGTTAGGGAGTACTTGAGGGAGTTGGTCTTCCAGCTTAAGCGCTATAAGGACACCACCACGCTTTTAACATCAGAAATACCCACTGGTGAAGCAACTAAGGTTAGTAGGTTTGGTGTTGAGGAGTACTTGGCTGGTGGTGTGCTTATTCTCCAACTCTTCGAGGAACCCATCACGCACCAGATACTTAGGGTAATGTACATTAGGAAAATGAGGTGGATGCCCATATCACCCATGAAGCTTGTCTACGAGATTCAAAGAGGGGAGGGAATAATCATAAGGGGTACGTTAACTGATGTGCTTAGGTATGTTCAGCAAAGCATGTACCAGTACAGTTACTACCCATACACAACCCAGTGA